A window of the Microscilla marina ATCC 23134 genome harbors these coding sequences:
- the trpC gene encoding indole-3-glycerol phosphate synthase TrpC, whose amino-acid sequence MNILEEIVVRKRTEVAGAKRNTPVSELEASPFFKREIISLKSSIEQRHSPAIIAEFKRRSPSKGEINSRVKPAQIAKDYQNAGVTAMSVLTDTVSFGGATHDLIMARQQVNIPLLRKDFMIDPYQIIEAKAIGADAILLIAACLSPNQLKELAQTAQQYGLDVLMEVHSQAELESHLNKYVSIVGVNNRNLKTFDVSIDTSLKLAELIPNEFVKISESGLKSAKEIVTLHKVGYQGFLIGETFMKSSDPGKSCQEFLQSIDQLLNPKATL is encoded by the coding sequence ATGAATATTTTAGAAGAAATAGTAGTCAGGAAAAGAACTGAGGTAGCTGGAGCCAAAAGAAATACTCCAGTAAGCGAGCTAGAAGCAAGCCCGTTTTTTAAGCGTGAAATAATTTCGCTCAAATCTTCGATTGAGCAGCGACATTCTCCAGCAATTATTGCAGAGTTTAAACGACGTTCGCCCTCTAAGGGAGAGATTAACTCTAGGGTAAAGCCTGCCCAAATAGCAAAAGATTACCAAAACGCAGGAGTAACAGCAATGTCAGTACTCACCGACACGGTATCGTTTGGGGGAGCTACCCACGATTTGATAATGGCAAGACAGCAGGTTAATATACCATTATTACGCAAAGATTTTATGATAGATCCTTATCAAATTATTGAGGCAAAGGCTATAGGAGCAGACGCTATTTTACTTATAGCGGCTTGTTTGTCGCCCAATCAACTCAAAGAGCTGGCACAAACTGCTCAGCAGTATGGGCTTGATGTGTTGATGGAGGTGCACAGCCAGGCAGAGCTTGAAAGTCACCTAAACAAATATGTGTCTATTGTAGGTGTAAACAACCGCAACCTCAAAACCTTTGATGTAAGCATTGATACTTCGCTCAAACTGGCCGAATTAATTCCTAATGAGTTTGTCAAAATCTCGGAAAGTGGTTTAAAATCTGCCAAAGAAATCGTGACTTTGCATAAAGTAGGTTACCAAGGCTTTTTGATTGGCGAAACTTTTATGAAAAGTAGTGATCCGGGCAAAAGCTGCCAAGAGTTTTTGCAGTCTATTGACCAACTGTTAAACCCTAAAGCGACCCTTTGA
- the trpD gene encoding anthranilate phosphoribosyltransferase: MKAILNHLFEHKKLTKDEAREVLTNIAQGKYNHSQIAAFLTVYIMRSISVEELEGFREAMLNLCIPVHLNEYNPIDLCGTGGDGKNTFNVSTLASFVTAASGVHVAKHGNHGVSSVSGSSTVLEYFGVKFTNDKDKLRRQIEEANICFLHAPLFHPAMKNVAPIRKELKVKTFFNMLGPMVNPAFPKNQLVGVFSLELARLYAYLYQKLDKSFRIVHSLDGYDEVSLTGKVKTYANNREQLFTPEDLGFEAYQPEDLFGGDTVAASAKIFEGVLKNDSTQAQKDVVCANAGLAIHTARPELSLIDAVALAQESLTSGKALQTFERFLTLSKEGVGV; the protein is encoded by the coding sequence ATGAAAGCAATACTCAATCACTTATTTGAACATAAGAAACTCACTAAAGACGAAGCCCGCGAAGTGCTTACCAACATTGCCCAAGGCAAATACAATCATTCGCAAATTGCGGCTTTTCTAACCGTGTATATTATGCGTAGCATTAGCGTAGAAGAGCTGGAAGGTTTTCGCGAAGCTATGCTCAACCTTTGTATTCCGGTACACCTCAACGAATACAACCCTATTGATTTGTGTGGTACTGGAGGGGATGGCAAAAACACTTTCAATGTGTCTACGCTTGCCTCGTTTGTAACAGCAGCCAGTGGAGTGCACGTGGCAAAACACGGAAACCATGGGGTATCATCGGTATCAGGTTCCTCTACAGTGCTGGAATATTTCGGAGTGAAATTTACCAATGACAAAGACAAATTGCGTCGCCAGATAGAAGAAGCCAATATATGTTTCTTACACGCACCCTTGTTTCACCCAGCGATGAAAAACGTGGCGCCCATTCGCAAAGAACTTAAGGTGAAAACATTCTTTAATATGCTGGGACCTATGGTAAATCCTGCCTTTCCTAAAAACCAACTTGTAGGGGTATTCAGTCTTGAACTGGCACGTTTGTATGCTTATTTGTACCAAAAGCTGGATAAGAGCTTTAGAATTGTTCACTCATTGGATGGCTACGATGAGGTGTCGCTTACTGGCAAGGTAAAGACGTACGCCAACAATCGTGAGCAGTTGTTTACTCCAGAAGATTTAGGCTTTGAAGCCTACCAGCCCGAAGATTTGTTTGGGGGTGATACGGTGGCAGCTTCGGCAAAAATATTTGAAGGGGTACTCAAAAATGATTCGACCCAAGCCCAAAAAGATGTAGTATGTGCCAATGCTGGGCTGGCAATTCATACGGCACGCCCTGAACTATCGCTGATTGATGCAGTAGCATTGGCTCAAGAAAGTTTGACTTCAGGCAAAGCATTGCAAACATTTGAGCGGTTTTTGACTTTAAGTAAAGAAGGAGTAGGAGTGTAA
- a CDS encoding anthranilate synthase component II — MKVLVIDNYDSFVYNLVHMIRDLGHQPEVYRNDKIDLETVAQYDKILLSPGPGIPEEAGILLDLIKTYAPTKSILGVCLGHQAIAEAFGAELLNLPTVLHGIASANQIQDPSEALFKGFPMSFSIGHYHSWVVKEGTLPDELIVTGKDTEGNVMSISHTQYDVKGLQFHPESILTDHGIQILANWLNTPAPENYTLIKKKLVNSL; from the coding sequence ATGAAAGTATTAGTAATAGATAATTATGATTCGTTTGTGTACAATCTGGTACACATGATCCGCGATTTGGGACACCAACCTGAAGTATATCGCAACGATAAAATTGACTTAGAAACGGTGGCTCAGTACGATAAGATTTTGTTATCGCCTGGCCCTGGCATTCCCGAAGAAGCGGGTATTTTGCTAGATCTGATCAAGACTTATGCACCCACCAAGAGTATTTTGGGGGTTTGTTTGGGTCATCAGGCTATAGCCGAAGCGTTTGGCGCCGAATTACTCAACCTGCCTACAGTGCTGCATGGCATTGCCTCTGCCAACCAGATACAAGACCCCAGCGAAGCTTTATTCAAGGGGTTTCCTATGAGTTTTTCTATTGGGCACTATCATTCGTGGGTGGTCAAAGAAGGTACCTTGCCTGACGAACTGATAGTAACAGGTAAAGATACTGAAGGCAATGTGATGTCTATCAGCCATACCCAGTATGATGTAAAAGGGCTACAGTTTCATCCAGAATCTATTTTAACCGACCACGGTATTCAGATTTTAGCCAACTGGTTGAACACACCCGCTCCAGAAAATTATACCTTGATAAAAAAGAAATTAGTGAATAGTTTATAG